ATCCTATTTTATCTTGTGGTACGTTCTCACTCGAAAATAACAGTTTCAGTGCTATTAAAAATTGGCTTTTGACATGTATCTTATTACAGGTCTATTGGATTCCCTGTCtccatttttatatttgttaaaggACAGTCAACCAGTTGCTATATTGGGCATATGGCTCGTCTTCGCCTCTTGTGTGGCAATGGGATCCTTTTGGGCAGCTTGCTTTAGTTAGAGCATGGAGATTCCACCAGTTTAGGTTTACTGATGAAGCACAAGGATGGTTAATTACGACATTGCAGCCACTGCCCCGCCCTATTCTGCCTGGATGTCTATATAACCTATATGATTTCTAAAATCCTTTCTAATTTCTTGTTCATTTCCTGCCATGCACTTATGAGCTGACCTTGCAACTTTCTATTTTCGTTGCAGAATTGTcggtcatgaaaaaaaaaaaagcaaaaagaaaaaaaaaagagtacaaGTATCTGCTCAGAAAATCTGTTCTCTTCCGAAAGGAGAAAAGGTCCTTAGCTTCATTTCCCATTGATATAACTTTCAACAGCTCAACTAAAACACGTTCACAACGTCCGTAAACCTAAAAGGAATGACAGGAACCAGACAAGAAATGCTGCCTTTGCAAGCAGTTGGTGATCTATGACCACATTATGGCTGTTACATCCAAAATAAGGATGCATTGAATGCCAGATATGGAAATAAGCTGTGCCCACTTTTCACTCGGTCAATTCTGCTTCAACTTCTCTCTTCTTgccttttctcttatcattacCACCCTGTTCCTGTTGCTCAGCCTTTTTCTGAGCTCGAACCATGGCTCTTCTAGCACGAGGTCGCATTTCTCGCACTTTTCGGGGAGGCATCGCATATGGTTCAAGAGGCCGATCAGCAAAGGGGTGCTCACTGTCCGGAAAAATCCTTAGTTTCCGATCTCTATCCTGTGCCCAAAAATTAATACTGTCAAGGCAGTTTTATCAGAGAGCGTTCAACCgaaatgtttaaaattaataaaacgaATGTCCTCTCAAACAAATACATAAAGCCAACATCACTTAAACAAACCTCCAGCGCATACAGCACAACAAATAATCCAGTTGTGTatccaaaaagagaaaaagggcCCTGATtgcaatttttaagaaaatcactGGACTGGGTATAAATCCCAGGATAAATCAACAATCAGGTCTCCATTTATTTCAAAggatacatgaaaaaaattgtcTACAGAAACCATGTGAAAATTTCTGAATCAAACAATGTTAGTAGCCAGTAGCCCATGCTTCTCATGGGATATTTTTAGCATGCAAGATTGAAACTCCTCTTTTACTGGAAATGCTAGTTAAGGCAGTAGAAaaattcattatgttttttttattccattacaTCCCAAATTTCCTACAATAATTTTTCTAGATGGTAGGAAAGTTACAACAGTGTTTTAATCATCTTATCTACCTGCATTTCAGAAATGCAGAAAGGGTTGTCAACTACATGCAATCAAGTGCGTCAAATGCTAAACCTTACTAAGACAAGTATCCCTATAGATTCACTTTGATGGGAAATGTGTTAGAGGGAAGAAGGAAAATAGTGAGAATCAATCATTTCAACAGAAGAAAGACATCAAAACATAGAAAGGAGCAACGCACATCACGCAATTTGTTTCTTGGAAGCATACGCAGAACAGCTTTTCGGATCACTTCTGTAGGGTCCTTGGCCATCTGATCTTTTAAACTCCTTTCCTTGAGGTGTCCTATATACCTgcagaaaacaaataatgaatcaACACATGAATTCAATACAAGAATGACAAAAGCTGAGTGGCATGGGAAAACTATATATCTGAAACTGCATTTGGTCCTTTTATCTACATCTCAAAATTGGAAAGCAAAAGGATCTCATTCATTGACAGTTAAAAGTCCTTGGAAATTTCATATTCCTCTTCTATAATGTTTACTCCTTTGATACCAAGGAGATTTAATTACAGTGATTAATGCCCAACAATTAAGTAGATGAAGATAAGATCATTTATTTCCCCATGCTATTTTACATTCCATGAAAATTTTGGTTTGTGGAGTGAAAACCAGAAAAGATGATTGTTGATCAGTTATCCTCTTGATGTTCCATATTCCACATTAACTTGGAATTCAGAGATAGAAAATGTTATGATACTTGCCCAGTATGCCAGCGGTAAAACTTATCCGTCATTTTTCTCCCGGTTACACAGACATCCTTTGCATTAAGCACAACACAAATATCACCATCATCACGATAAGGGGCGTAAGTTGGCTTATCCTTGCCTTGAATGACTGTTGATATCTGAGATGCTAATCTTCCAAGAACCTATTAGAAAGCAGGTACTGTTACAATTTCAAActtaaagaactaaaaaaagaaaaggtagtaTAAACCAGTTCAAATCTAGCAAGATAATGcatattcaagaaaaagaaatagtgGGACCATTTCCTTCACTAAATCCTACATCTTTGCCAAGCTAACAACACAAACTACTAGCTGATGGACTctggtttttattttcctgAATGACAGTAGAATAAATGAGTATCTTCATTGAAATCCAATAATTACCTCATCTCCCATACAAGTTGGCTATTACAGGAAAATTCTGAAGCataataaatctataatatcTTGGAACAGCATATCGGAAAAAAATAGAGATCTAACCTGGCCTTTGGCATCAAATACTCTCCATCGCAGACCTTCCAGATTAATACGTTTGAGGCCAGCAAGTGCTTTCTGTAAGAACACATACAGAACAGCAGTTTCTATCATTGATTCCAATGCCATTTATTGATTCATAAAACCACAGGTATAAATGTTAAACACATGCTTTGTCATCTGCACTAAAAGCACATAAAGAATCCATCAAGCATGTATATTAAGTGAATGTTTCTCTCCTTTGTCTCttattagaaaaatcatttatatttgttatttaaattttaaattttaaattttaaattttaaattttatgtttttctttttttaaaaagatgttttttcggtttggaaattcagttttttttcttaatgaatGTTTCAGCTTGGTTACAAAATCAGTAAAGCGTTTGCAAGTTACTGCAGGTCAAGAACCCTGCCTCTTCATGGCAGTAAAAGGCGGCAACATCAAGGTTTTCAAGCAGAGAGCTGAGCAAGAGCTCAAGAACACTATACTGCACGACTATAGTCCCATGTGTAAAGTCCTGCCTTTACTCATGTTAAAGTATTGGCATCTAAAATGGCCAGATGTCAGGGACGTGAAGTGCACGTCACAATACTGAATATTTCGTGGCCAGGCTATGTACTTGGAGCTTTAAAGATTGAATGGAAACACTATGCAGCCCATCTGACTTGATTTGGAAAAACCCTCaatttggaggggtcacaatACTCGGCTTTACTAGAGTTGTTTGATGGGATCACTGTGAAGATGATGTAGTGATGGTGATGAGCAGTGAGTGTAGTTCAGGTAATAATTAGCGGTCAAAATAattccacataaaaaaaaaaaattgaccacataaaaaactagaaaatctatttttcatacACTATTGAATGATTAAGTTTGTAGGCAATGCAACTCTGAAGACACCGGGCATAAAAGCATTCCTGGGCGgcaaatatacaaataaaatcgtaaaaaagacaaaaaaatagagGCATTTTAAACTAATACAATACATTTTACGAACAATTGGTGTGCTGAAAATGAAAGTTAATTTCTCTACGAGTTTGGGACAAAAGAACCTGAATTTTCAacggaaaatgaaagaaaggaatacaaagagaaaagagtcactaaatataaaaaggaaGTACCTTCATGTTGCCATTAAAAGCGCTAGCTGCAGCTTGGCTTGccatttctctttttctctctacaCAAGTAAATGATTTCTCGTTTCTCGACTACAAATCATTCGCCTGTGTTAAtagcaaaagaaaattaatgatttatcAAACCACGCATAGaaacaaaaacattgaaaacaaaattaaaaaccaaaagaaggGGTTTAAGCCGGAAACCTTGAAGATAAGTAGGGTTTgtttggaaaagaaagaaaaaaagaaggaaagaaaaagaagctcGCAGCAGGGCAAAATGGTTTCGGGCCTTCTTTTCGATATAAGTAAAGGTTTCCTAGGCTTAGAGAAAGCCcaggttttatttttcttagtgcCTTAAGGGCCCGTTTGGCATTGTGGCCAAACCGGCTTTTcaccaaaattcaatttttttttttgtttgtttgttaaaattgagtgcgatttgtactttttggattgttttaatgtgctgatgtcaaaaatgatttttaaaaaatgaaaaaacattattggcatgcttttcagcatgaaaagttatttgaaaagtaaccactaccacactctcaaacaccctctaaaatAATGCTTTCGTTAACGCTGTTTTacacacatttattttattttattttattattgttattattttacataGATTGTCAATTCCGTTAAATTATGACGGAACGGCTAATATATCACATTTCAGTTTAAAAATCTgaacaaaccagaaaaaaattcGTTTCATTCATAATCTCAGCTCATTCTATAAATTTCACCTGGAAAATTCTAGTTTCATTCTATCCATTCTGTTCctgtcaaataatatttttttaataaaaaaaaatctatatatttttttttaattttattttttaaaatttgatttattggatattagacttcataattttattatgattttttttttatatagttatttcaATCTTATAATCCATGTTATGAGTTTGACAGTTTATTCCagttgactcaattttttttctattttttaagttttatcattcaacatctttaacatttagttaattaagaattaaactttgttatttgttttaatttattttctatgaaattatcttaatctcatgacCCGGGTCACGACTTTTGTGAGCTAACCTGAGTagaattagattattttattaaaaaaaaatttagatttaatttttctcaattttattattcaacaatgAGTTTAttgggaattgagtttcataatttattttg
This DNA window, taken from Populus alba chromosome 17, ASM523922v2, whole genome shotgun sequence, encodes the following:
- the LOC118046122 gene encoding uncharacterized protein yields the protein MASQAAASAFNGNMKKALAGLKRINLEGLRWRVFDAKGQVLGRLASQISTVIQGKDKPTYAPYRDDGDICVVLNAKDVCVTGRKMTDKFYRWHTGYIGHLKERSLKDQMAKDPTEVIRKAVLRMLPRNKLRDDRDRKLRIFPDSEHPFADRPLEPYAMPPRKVREMRPRARRAMVRAQKKAEQQEQGGNDKRKGKKREVEAELTE